The Juglans regia cultivar Chandler chromosome 1, Walnut 2.0, whole genome shotgun sequence nucleotide sequence atgactgcacggtACTTATATACTCACAACTGcgagtatcatttctctaactTTTTTATTGACTTTTTGTTGGTGCAtgaatttaatcaaaatttgctcaatttcattttttgttttcaccGCACAATAAATTAGAAGGGGAAAACTTACCGAAACGCGTCTAAAAAAGGTAAAAGATATTTATTCCCAATGTCCCATATAAAGCTGAATTAGACAGTTGTTGAGATTGTGCTGGCGATAAATCAAAGACCAAAGTCGTCATTTTTAGAAGGTAATTTCCAAAACCCAAAATTGGCCACATTTTCTAGGATAGGTTGATAAGGTTTAGgataatttgtaagaaaaatctcattttttgttttttgtttgatgTTAAAAGGATTTCATAAAGAGTCCCTCTCGATAGTCAAGACACCATTACACAATACCTTCTCAGTCTGACCATGACATGCAAACCGTCCTTTCTTTTTCTGCCATTCACCTTGCAGTGATCCGTGTTTAGATATTTTTGTAGCAATTAGGGCTCATGTAAATTCAAACTGCACAATGAATGCATTCCATTCCTATTCAAATTTATGCCATGATTGAATAGtaaaaacatcacatcttattattataattttttaaaaattttatgtaaaatataataaataatttaatttttttaaatattaaaataataataatattttatttaaattttaaatttcatttcaattcattatctAAATTATACCTTAAactttctttcatatatatccaaataaaaattctatgtacactcatttttacatattatttatgcACTCTATCAATTTAATTGgttacatcattttttttaatataaaataattattttgactaattatattactaaaatatataaagagcaCGTAAAAATAACAAGTTATATCCAAATACATAGCCTACATTTTCACCtacttttgattttgtttttattcattttcgTTTTTGTCCTTATACCGAACAGTGTGTAAATCCACCgtgtagataaaaaaaatatttatatttagatttttttataactatatatatatttttttgataaaaggatcacatattatttataaaagaggACATATAAATATGACTTAACAAAGTCAAATATAAGCGTTAATAGCTCCCTAGCACACTACCGTGGCTGATATGGTCTACTCCAGACGACAGATTGCTAAAGACCTAAGTCTAAAGGATCTATCGTAcacatctctgtccccgacAGAGAAAAAGTAACCAAGTGACAAAAcccataccccgactaagcGGAGTAGGGTACACCAACCTCATACACTGCCAAAGTAGAGAGGGAATATCACACCATTTGGACTAAGGTCCGAAGGGacaaaaattttagattttttattttttttaaaaaaaaaagataaacaagacacgaaataaattacaaaaaaaaccaTTGAAACAACAGAAAAAGACAATGCTCCAGCGGCTACGGTGGTGCGTGCAGAACACGCGCCACCCTGGAAGAAAACCGCCGACTAATCTTGGAGGTTCCAGACTCACAGGCCCCAGTGGAGCTGCGCGTGGCAACGCCAGAGGTAttagggacctcggtcaagtccctaaacactatgatCTCCACGCCAATGGTAGTCTTGTGGTGACCGAAATCttgttcctctcttgcttggttcTCGATCAATGGTGGCCAAGATGACCAATTAGGTATGGTGAggttaagtgtttaggctagAATGAGTGTATGGAATGATGGAAAAGGTTGGGAAAGTGTATGGCTACTTTGGTGAGAAGTGGTGCACGGCAATTGATGGGattagggttggcgccacttgagATTAGAGTTTAGggttggatgatgatgatggacggctagggtttgtgtttagggttttggaaatTAGGGTAAGGGTGTAGTCGGCTAGGGTTGGCCGAACAAGGCCAGGGAGTGATTCTAGAAAATTGTTCCTAGAATCTAGGAACTCAATTGGGAAAGGATTTGACCGTATATGGTGAAGTGTTTGGGTCAACTAGGGTTCTTAAATTATAGGAACCTAGTTTAACAAGGGGAGTGGGCGGCTAGGTCAAGGCCAAATAAGGCAAGTAGTAGCCGAATAGGACTTTGCACCAAGGAGGAAAGTGTGTTTCGGCTAAGGTAGGGTTTGATGATGCAAATCAattatggaaagttgacaaaCAATGTGTTGGTCGACTTTTATGAAGTGTATGGATTGGAAGAGCAAAAATTATGAAGAACTCCAAGAACAatgaagaacactcaagaacaaaagcaaaataCTTATGAACTTGGATGAATAAAAGCATAAACAATAACAATCCAAtacttgattcacgaattgcacaagaattggataaacctcatatattgatgaacacaacttggattcacgaatttcaccaaGTTGCAAataaacaagataaatgaattacacatattcaatgaattgcaaggtgtaatcctctctttgggattcacgaatttcacccaaaaagtCCAAGTGCAAAGGCACTGTttatgatctctcaaacaatagtcatctctctaagagttttgccaaaagatataaaaaaaatgactaaagttcctatttataagagttacaaGTTGGAAACTCCCAATAGGTccattgtaaataaataataattaaataaataaaaaataataagatagtgGCATCGACTACTCTTGGCCGTGACATGCATGGGTCCATGGTGGGCTAAGTGGTTGCATGTTGGTCTTCGGTCTGGTCCATGGCTAGGTGGTGCGGCATGActtgctgatggtgagccatgTGAGTGTATTGCATGGCCCAGGCTGGTGGCCTAGGCGctggctgcaaggcatgggctggagccgtgcgctggatggcatgcctggtgggcatgccactggcctgctctgcaaggcacgggctggagccgtgcgctggatggcatgcctggtgggcatgccactggcctgctctgcaaggcacgggctggagccgtgcgctggatggcatgccatgaggcatgccactaacctcgtTGGCGTGTGATAGGATGGTGGGCATGGGCGTACGCTGGCGTGCAGCAGGATGGTGGGCATGGGCGTGCGCATGGCTGGGCTGGCCGTGTGGCACATGGGCGTGTGCATGGCCTTGTGGCACATGGGTGCGCGGCACGCTGTTGCGCGCAATGCCGCTCACATGGGCTGTGTTGCGCACATGGCTGCGCGCATTGCCGCACGCATGGGCATGCGGCGCTTGGCTGCGTGCCTGGGCAGACGTCCACTAACCTCGCTAGCCCGCATATTGGGCGTCCCGTGAGTGCCATCGCGAGGGCCAAGGCATACATGCATGCTAGGCGCCCCGTGTGTGTCACCCCACGAGCTAAGACAtggttgtgggctagccaaggtgcatgttcccaccatgactagggcatgtgcggCATTTCTAGAGGCAACTCAACGTGGAGGTCTAACAAGAGGCCTCCTGGCGGCGCAAGAAAGCCACTCACCTAATGCAACCGCAACCTTTGGGCCGTGCGTGCGGGCAACTTGGCGCTTCGTTTGGCGCCGCCTTCTGTAAGCTTGAAGATCAGCGACTGGGTAATGCCATGGAGAGGTGCGTGCTCCTCTAAAGTCGCCGGACATTCCAAATCCGCGATTCTCCCTTATTTAGCTtgcaaaatataacaaatacaaaaacagagcactacACAGAGGGgatgaggggagagagagagggagggagggagggagggggaaggaTCCGAAGCTCCCAACCCCTCGTGACAGAAATGAAACGAGGGTTTAGAGGGAGACGGGTTCGAGAGGTTTCGTGagagtttctttttttataactatattgAATGTTACAATATGTGACGTATTTACATATCTGACCTGCAAGTAGCAATACCTAATTATAAATTCTTGAAAAATTAGCAAGTACTCCTAAAATATGGATGACATGCTATTCTCATCATAGCACTATATGTCATGTAATTAAAATGGTTTGTATGAAcattaatttcaattaatatgatattatatagagTTAGTCTATATACAGTTTCCAAATACATATAATTCTTAAATGAGGACTGTTCATATAAGTTCatacaattatgtttaaaaaattttaaaattataataatatcttttttaaaatgatgattttcctCACTTTTACCTCTATTTATCAATGAGACTGCATACACAATCTCTTACTCAAAATTAcgaatagaatttctctatcaGATAATAAGATATGAGTACTGTACGTCTGGCTACTAAAATGGACTTGATGATCATGTAATAAGATGTGATCATATAAGATGTGAGTAGTACGGGTCTAACTGCATATCATGTGATAAGATGTGGAGtcttctcccttttctctcAAGGAAAAAGGGGTGAAGTGTGAGTGGGGTAGTGGTACGAGCAGGTAGTTACAACAGTAAAAGTTTCTGGTGGTGGTCCAAGGCGAAGGGAAAATTTTCAGTGGGGGAACGTAAAGCGGAGTGGAAAAGAACCTGAGAAGGCTACGACGGCGTGGGGTGGTTCATGGACTCTCTGGAGGAGAAATGGAAGGGACTGAGACTTCTGGAAGACGAGAATGCAAGTATTGATCTCGATGAGGATACCACGACTAAGTTGATTTACAAAGAACAGAGAACTGTGTTGGGGAAGATCTgttcatcaagaataatcagtAAGGAAGTTTTGGGCTCGACAATGGCAAAAGTCTGGAAGATTAGCAAAGCAGCGAAGTTCACAGAGGTAAGCCCGAATACCTTTGCTATTATCTTTGAAAATGTTGCTGATAAAATGAGGGTATGGGAAGGGAGGCCTTGGTTGTTTGATAACCAGGTCCTAGTGCTGAAAGAGTTTGATGGGTACAAACCGTTACATAGAGTATCCTTCGATTCCGAATGCTTTTGGATTAGAATCCATAACTTGCCTATTTCCTGTATGACAAAAGTAAAGGGTGAACAAATCGGGGGTACGGTAGGGAAGGTAGAAAGGGTGGATGTTCAAGAAGATGGGAGTGGATGGGGAAATTACTTGAGGGTTCAAGTCCTCTTGGACCTAACAAAACCCGTAGCAAGGGGGAGAACTTTAACTGTGAGAGGGAATAGATTATGGGCCCCATTCAGTTATGAGAAGCTACCAAAAATCTGCTTCTCATGTGGATGTATGGTTCATGGTGTGAATGGATGCAGTGGAGGTCAAGGGAACAATGAGGAAATGGAAGAGCAATACGGCTCTTGGCTGAGGGCAAAGCAAATACCTAGATCAAAAAGCTTTAATGGTGCTAATTGGTGGAAGGAGGATGGTAGTAAatggaaaagagagagtgaaaaaaaggaaaattttgagaCTAGGGCTGGAgcaaaagagggaaaaaatggTTTGGGgagtgatgaagatgagggacaaactagaaagaaagaaaaaggaagggaaGAGAGTGAGGGAGGAAAAGATTTGGAGGAAGAAAATGGGGGTAGAGAAGATGAAGGGGTGATGAGAAGGGGAGAAGAAATGAGGGATAAACAGGCAATAGAGGAGGTGTCTGAAAACACGGTGGACAAGGCTTTAGAAGAGACTTTTGAACAAATGGTGGAGGTTTCACCAGAAGGAAAAGGGGGGTTTGGGGTAGAGGACCATCCAAAAAAGAAGGGAGAATGGAAGAGGAGAGCTAGAGCAAAAGGGAAGCAAGTGGTTTCAGATTACtccagtgaaaaaaaaaacaaggaaaatgGGCTATacagaaaatgaggaagatgaGACAGGTAAtctgaagaaaaaaggaaagggggGCAATGAGGATCTGGAGGGGTTCTGTTCTGATTTAGTGGCGGTGGCTGATCTTCAGCCCCGCCAAACATTATGAAAATCCTCagctggaactgccgagggttGGGGAAtcctcggacagttcaagatcTCTACAATATGGTAGAGAAAAATAAACCAAGCTTAGTTTTTGTGATGGAAACTAAGTCTTTAAACAAAAGTTTTGATAGTTTGAGGAGAAGGCTTCAATGTGAAGGCTATTTTGTGGTTGAAGCAGTCGGAAAAGGGGGTGGTTTAGTTTTGTTATGGAACTCAGATGTGAGGGCAGAGATTGTGAATTACTCACAAAGCCATATTAATGTTTGGATCGAAGAGGAAGGGGAGAAAAAATGGTTACTTACCTGTTTCTATGGGCAACCAGATACCAATAAGAGAAAGGAATCTTGGTCCTTGTTGAATTCTCTTAAACCTGCAGCTAATATTGGATGGTGCATAgtgggagattttaatgaaatcctTACTAATGATGAAAAATGGGGGGGGAAGAGCAAGACCAGAAGGCCAAATGGAATTATTCAGAGAGGTTATGAATGAAGGCAATCTTTATGATCTTGGTTGGAAAGGTGATAAATTTACATGGAGTAATTCTCACGGAGATGACACCTTCACTAAGGAAAGATTAGATAGGGCTGTGGCAACCCCTGAgtggatgaatatatatagagaaacgTGGGTGGAAGTTATGGTAACAAGCACTTCAGACCATAAACCTTTACTATTGCATGTTCTAAAGAAGAAGGGCAGAAACTGGAACAGACAGAGGGCCTTTAAATATGAGGCAAGCTGGGTTTTAGAAAAGGAATGTGAAAAGGTCATAAAGGAGGCCTGGAAAGGAAACCAGATCAGTAAAATTTCTGTGCTATTGCAGAAAAGTGGGGCTGCTTTACAAAGGTGgagcaagaagaaaagaaggggGGTGACAAAGAGATAGAAGAAAAGTCCAAGCTACTACAAAGACTACAAGCAGAAGAGAGCAGCAGCAATATTGAGGTAATTAAGAGTTTAAAAGCAGATTTGAACCTGTTACtagaaatggaaaatattaaatggaaacaaagagcaaagtGTAATTGGTATAAGCATGGAGATAGAAACTCAAAGTATTTCCATGCTTGTGCTaatcaaagaagaaggaagaacttTATTAGAGAAGTGGTTGATGAGAATGGTAGAAGGGCTGAGGGACAAAAGGAGGTTGAAGACACTTTTACAGCTTACTTTGAGAAACtttttcaatcttcaaatcCTGCAAATGAGGATTTCCAGCAGTGTTTGGTTGGCATGGAAAGAAAGGTTTCTCCTGAGATGAATGAGGTCTTGAGGTTGGAGGTTGTGTGCAAAAATGGAGAAGATTAGAAGAAGATTTTCTGTTGTTATGGGGGAAGTTAATGGGAAGGTTGAACATGGAGAAGTTAGAAGAGATGGTTGTTCTATTCAGGAGGGTTTGGTTGCGcagaaatgagtttgttttcgAGAAGAAGCTAAGTTGTCCTAAGTATCTGGTAAAAGGTAGCTTAGAAAGCTTATTTGAGTTCAAGGCAACTCAGAGTCTCACAAAACAAGGGGTGAAAAGGAATAACAACAATGCAAGAATTGCTATGAGATGGGAGAGACCAGAGAATGGATGGGTGAAAGTGAACTGGGATGCAGCACTAAActtgaaagagagaagaatggGGGCTGGGATCATAGTGAGAGATGAGAAAGGAGAAGCTTTAGTTGCTATGTGTGATCAGAAGACCAACGTTGACAGCCCAGTGATAGCAGAGTGTTTTGCTTTGAGAATGGCTGTAGAGCTATGCGGTGAACTTAATATACACAAGGCTgtttttgaaggagatgcaagAACTATAATAGAGGCAGTACAGAGTGTTAAGGAGGAAAATTCTGTTTTTGGTTCCTTAATCGATgatattaaattcttatttcaaAATAGACTAGATTGGAAAATTCAATTTGCTTATAGAGAAAGAAACATAGTGGCTCATACCTTAGCAAAGTCAGCTATAGATTTGTTAGAAAAAACAATCTGGATAGAGGAAGTACCAGATTTTGCTGTAAGAAGTTTGGATAGTGACAAAAGTTGTATTACTTGACTGATATAAATGAAATACAGAGgtattgttttcaaaaaaaaaaaaatgtgataagaTGTGAGTACTCCACATTCTTTATGTGTGCCTTTCAACTTTGTACGTGGgactttataatatatattatcctaCATCTTACCGACTAAATTATGATTTCATGATAGAAGACAAAGGAGGAGATAATAGATATGCAATTACTAAGAAGGGAAATAAAGATTAAAACGATAAAGAAAAGCAACACATATACCAAACCCTTATGCGAGGAAAACGAACAGTTCGAACTGTTCAATGTTAATAAAGGCCGTCTATCCAACTGTAGTCTTTAcgttgaaatatttattaataaagaatactatctatcagtcactattcattccCACATTTCATACGTATAgcatttttataagatttagaGTGTAGAGTGACtctgtcaaaaaaaaaagagtgtagAGTGATtaatgatgagaataatttttctttattaattgcTCTATGCTCGAATTGCAATATCCTTAGCTAACTATATTGGTTTctaaactaaataatatatgttggcttaaaataaaactaaataatatgaattctaatgatttcatatatatatatatattaattagtgtataacttaattattaaactcattatatttattaaagaaattaatataaaagccCCCGCCCCTTCACATTCTAAAGAGACTAACGAGGGGGGCCGGCCATGCTGGGTAAAAGTCAACTTCCTAGAAGAGAAAGTTAGTCCAAGTAGTAGTGCTGGTTAATCCCATCATTTTCAACTTCACCCAACTGCTAATCTCAATCAccaattatttttgtttcttaatgAAAAGATAGATTAGTTGAAAGGGTATTTACTTTATTAAAACTTTGTCTTTgcaatttcatttttgttgtcATTCAAGCTAAGATCCTCTCAACTTGGTCATGCCCGCACTGTGGATTCTTTGCATGTTGTCTttgtgtagttttttttttttttagaataatactagatacagtttACAAAATCtgtgatttgtttttaaaaaaaaaatgggatctatcattaaaaaaaataatttttttttaatgactcCCAGATTTAacttattcaacttttttttaaaaagtatgcAGAATTTATATatcctaaaattacaaatattatttcgtTATTATTTTCTAGCAAACTTTAAACCTAAGGCAATGGCAACAAACCTCCATAATCACCTATcattaatgaaagaaaaattatactcatcatccacacaccacacataattttttaatttttaatttttttttctcttaccaaatgtgtgatatatggatgatgagtataataactcaattagtttaagaggaataaaactaagaaaatttttaaaaaataaaaataaatataatgtatagtgtgtgaaaatgatgactagcaaaactcaaaaataaaaattccttaATCTTTATTAGCAGTCGAAAAGGCACATCCTCAAGATTTGTAGTACTggctttcttctctattttttttcgaACCTAAAGAATTGGGAAATAAAGTTGTTGGAGAATGGGATTCAAAGTGGGGGAAATTTCTTGAGTAAAACCTAGtttaaatagtgagttgagatgaaatgagttgtgatAGTTTGtaaagttgagataaaatgagttaaaaatattttgagttaaaatattattataatataatttttttaatattagttttgttttgatatttaaaaaaattgaattattttgtattttatttaaaagtttgagaaaattataatatttaggtaataattagataaaaaaataaatattaaaaattaaaaaatatttatatttataatatttaaatattaaaatgagatagaatgagataCAAACATATCCCTATCCATAACAGACCTAATTCATATTGGTGacaaatttatttgttatatttattggaAAGATGCAATAATTTCCACATGATGAATGTGGTGGTACCAATTAGACTGCCCACTTTTCATGCTACATGCTGAGGTCTGTAGCATGAGGTCAACCTTTTGGGTTATGACCGTGGCGTGTCTTCTGCGTGTTTGGCCAAGGCTGGTGAGCCTCTTTAGTCTGAGCTGTATTCCTTTGACAATCCCCCATAATAATTCTATGGTTTTCTTTTACCTTTTTctattgtcatttttttctaattttcataCGCTTGTTCTTTGCCTGTCGAATTCCTTAATTGGATGTTCAAGAGATATACATGCCTAAATTT carries:
- the LOC108992075 gene encoding uncharacterized protein LOC108992075, with translation MEKLEEMVVLFRRVWLRRNEFVFEKKLSCPKYLVKGSLESLFEFKATQSLTKQGVKRNNNNARIAMRWERPENGWVKVNWDAALNLKERRMGAGIIVRDEKGEALVAMCDQKTNVDSPVIAECFALRMAVELCGELNIHKAVFEGDARTIIEAVQSVKEENSVFGSLIDDIKFLFQNRLDWKIQFAYRERNIVAHTLAKSAIDLLEKTIWIEEVPDFAVRSLDSDKSCIT